In Magnetospirillum sp. XM-1, a single window of DNA contains:
- a CDS encoding aldehyde dehydrogenase family protein: MMQSLLIGGRWLEGDRVSDIRSPWDAKVAGTIARATAAQAIEAAALAQAYRSPLTAFERAGILARTADRVEAEAADFARSIVAESGLALKEAGREVARAVTQLRVCAEEAKRITGESMETDVTSSNGPNIAFTLREPVGLVCAITPFNRPLNQVVVKLGPAIAANCSVILKPSEKTPLTALRFVRTLIECGLPPEMVSVVTGDPAEIGDALVTCPHVDMVTFTGSGAVGEHIARKAGMIRTAFELGDSGALMVMEDADLAAAVKVAAPGAFATSGQSCRGIKRLLVHEAVADAFAAALAAEAGRMKVGDPWDPQTDMGTVINEGAALEIERRVADAVSGGAKVAYGHRREGAQYWPTVIDHVDHTAPLVQAETFGPCAPIIRVRDFEHALELANATPYGLQTGLFTRDIGRAMTAIRSLRTGAVIINGGPQFEAPNIPFGGVKKSGLGREGVKYAIQEMTIVKTVVLP, translated from the coding sequence ATGATGCAGTCCCTGCTGATCGGAGGACGGTGGCTGGAGGGTGACCGGGTTTCGGACATCCGCAGCCCCTGGGATGCCAAGGTGGCCGGCACCATCGCCCGTGCCACCGCCGCCCAGGCCATTGAAGCCGCTGCCCTGGCCCAGGCTTACCGTTCGCCCCTGACGGCGTTCGAGCGGGCGGGTATCCTGGCCCGCACTGCCGATCGGGTCGAGGCGGAAGCCGCCGATTTCGCCCGTTCCATCGTTGCCGAATCGGGTCTGGCCTTGAAAGAGGCTGGCCGCGAGGTGGCGCGTGCAGTCACTCAACTGCGGGTCTGCGCCGAGGAAGCCAAGCGAATCACCGGCGAGAGCATGGAAACCGACGTCACGTCGAGCAACGGGCCCAATATCGCCTTCACCCTGCGCGAACCCGTCGGTCTGGTTTGCGCCATCACTCCCTTCAACCGGCCGCTGAATCAGGTGGTGGTGAAGTTGGGCCCGGCCATTGCCGCCAATTGCAGCGTTATCTTGAAACCGTCCGAAAAGACACCGCTGACCGCCCTGCGTTTCGTCCGCACTCTGATCGAGTGTGGATTGCCGCCGGAAATGGTCTCGGTGGTCACCGGTGATCCCGCCGAAATCGGCGATGCCCTGGTCACCTGTCCCCATGTGGATATGGTGACATTCACCGGCAGCGGTGCTGTCGGCGAACATATCGCCCGTAAGGCCGGGATGATCCGCACCGCCTTCGAACTGGGGGATTCCGGCGCGTTGATGGTGATGGAGGATGCCGACCTGGCGGCAGCGGTGAAGGTTGCGGCCCCCGGGGCCTTCGCCACGTCGGGCCAGTCGTGCCGCGGCATCAAGCGTCTGCTGGTGCACGAGGCCGTGGCCGATGCCTTCGCTGCCGCCCTGGCCGCCGAGGCCGGGCGCATGAAGGTCGGGGACCCCTGGGATCCCCAGACCGACATGGGTACCGTGATCAACGAGGGCGCCGCCCTGGAAATCGAGCGGCGTGTCGCCGATGCGGTGAGCGGCGGCGCCAAGGTGGCCTATGGTCACCGTCGTGAAGGTGCCCAGTACTGGCCCACGGTGATCGACCACGTGGATCATACCGCGCCATTGGTTCAGGCGGAGACCTTCGGTCCTTGCGCGCCCATCATCCGGGTTCGTGATTTCGAGCACGCCCTGGAACTGGCCAACGCCACGCCCTATGGCTTGCAGACCGGACTGTTCACCCGCGACATCGGTCGTGCGATGACCGCCATTCGGAGCCTGCGCACGGGGGCAGTGATCATCAATGGCGGCCCGCAATTCGAGGCTCCGAATATCCCCTTCGGCGGCGTCAAGAAAAGCGGTCTCGGTCGCGAGGGCGTCAAATACGCCATACAGGAGATGACCATCGTGAAAACGGTTGTGCTGCCATGA
- a CDS encoding C-terminal binding protein, translated as MSAFKIVYTDPMWAVGADGEIDPGSAALERAVYGSEAELVLGRYEAGAFVKEGPAFLDLVRGADALVIYRAQITPEVVAAIKPSCKVVARQGVGFDNLNAPLLAANGIYGLNVPDYCVDEVTTHTLSLVLALERQLCLQNQRLKGGTWNIFDGGYPRRTNDLTAGIIGFGRIGRASARKLQAFYGRVLAYDPYVHNDLMRGYGVTKCDRLEDLLGQSDVVVIHALLDDGSKFMINRESIASIRQGALLVNTARGNLVQPEAVLDSLREGRLGGYGSDVFTPEDPNEHPINRQILGFDNVVVTSHRAFLSDTAERSQRTRVAEEIRRVLRDGQPPLFGRLA; from the coding sequence ATGAGCGCCTTCAAGATCGTCTATACCGACCCCATGTGGGCGGTCGGCGCCGATGGCGAGATCGATCCGGGCTCCGCTGCGCTCGAGCGTGCGGTTTATGGTTCCGAGGCCGAGTTGGTCCTTGGCCGCTACGAGGCCGGGGCCTTCGTCAAGGAAGGCCCGGCCTTCCTTGATCTGGTCCGCGGCGCGGATGCCCTTGTCATCTATCGCGCCCAGATCACGCCCGAGGTGGTGGCCGCCATCAAGCCGAGTTGCAAGGTGGTGGCGCGCCAGGGTGTCGGCTTCGACAACCTCAATGCACCGTTGCTGGCCGCCAACGGTATCTATGGGCTGAATGTTCCCGATTACTGCGTGGATGAGGTCACGACCCACACCCTGTCCCTGGTGCTGGCCCTGGAGCGTCAGTTGTGCCTGCAGAATCAGCGCCTGAAAGGCGGCACCTGGAATATTTTCGACGGCGGCTATCCCCGGCGGACCAATGATCTGACTGCCGGCATCATCGGCTTCGGCCGCATCGGGCGGGCCAGCGCGCGCAAGCTGCAGGCGTTTTATGGGCGGGTCCTGGCCTACGATCCTTACGTCCATAACGACCTGATGCGCGGCTACGGCGTCACCAAGTGCGATCGCCTGGAAGACCTGCTGGGCCAAAGCGATGTGGTGGTCATCCATGCCCTGCTCGACGACGGCAGCAAGTTCATGATCAACCGCGAAAGCATCGCCTCGATCCGACAGGGAGCCCTGCTGGTCAATACGGCGCGCGGCAATCTTGTGCAGCCCGAGGCCGTCCTGGATTCCTTGCGCGAGGGACGGCTGGGCGGCTATGGCTCGGACGTGTTCACGCCCGAGGATCCCAACGAGCATCCCATCAACCGCCAGATCCTGGGCTTCGACAACGTGGTGGTGACGTCCCACCGGGCCTTTTTGTCTGATACCGCCGAGCGCAGCCAGCGCACCCGGGTCGCCGAGGAAATCCGACGCGTGCTGAGGGACGGCCAGCCGCCGCTGTTCGGCCGTCTGGCCTAG
- a CDS encoding transposase, protein MEKEQPGILADEASGWSECIRTLLRDLREEWQRLDERITASDTEVHLLGPYRRGVPSADLGARHLRHQRDGTGGAFARGRDMTAWLGPVSRQMTTGGKPRRLGISKRGNRHLRRNLIHRIATCILKFVKNIDFVLMGNQCIDLGCGVCHEK, encoded by the coding sequence TTGGAAAAGGAACAACCCGGCATTCTGGCCGACGAGGCGTCGGGCTGGAGCGAGTGCATCCGCACGTTGCTCCGCGATCTGCGCGAGGAATGGCAGAGGTTGGACGAGCGGATCACTGCCTCCGACACCGAAGTTCATCTTCTTGGCCCGTACCGACGAGGCGTTCCGTCGGCCGACCTCGGTGCCCGGCATCTGCGCCATCAACGCGATGGCACTGGCGGCGCGTTTGCCCGTGGCCGGGATATGACCGCTTGGCTCGGGCCGGTGTCGCGCCAGATGACCACAGGCGGCAAACCTAGACGGCTCGGCATCAGCAAGCGCGGCAATCGCCACCTGCGCAGAAATCTGATCCACCGGATAGCCACATGTATTTTGAAGTTTGTTAAAAATATCGACTTTGTACTGATGGGAAATCAGTGCATTGATTTAGGGTGCGGGGTGTGCCATGAAAAGTAA
- a CDS encoding EamA family transporter, with amino-acid sequence MMDSWTFGLVLLAALLHASWNTLIKVSHDKLAMQALVCVGAGLAALPAALFVPLPDAACLPFLAVSLVVHVIYCSTLVLAYHNGDLSLVYPVARGSAPALVALGAWLVAGEAGSSAEVAGVALISAAIVGTAVTPLLGRNATAGETRALALALATAVGIAAYSVIDGLGVRRTTNAISYVLWLHILEAVPLMSATLWLRRKALAQAFPRRALITGLGGGVVSLVAYGIVIWAMQSQAMAHVAALRETSVILAAAIGALALGEPFGRRRVAAAFAVCCGAALIHWG; translated from the coding sequence ATGATGGATTCATGGACCTTCGGGCTAGTCCTACTTGCTGCGCTTCTGCACGCTTCATGGAATACCCTGATCAAGGTCAGCCACGACAAACTCGCCATGCAGGCGCTGGTTTGCGTCGGGGCGGGTCTGGCGGCCTTGCCGGCAGCCCTGTTCGTCCCCCTCCCCGATGCGGCCTGCCTCCCCTTCCTGGCGGTATCGCTGGTGGTGCACGTCATCTATTGCAGCACCCTGGTTCTTGCCTATCACAACGGCGACCTCAGCCTGGTCTATCCCGTGGCCCGGGGCAGCGCCCCGGCCCTGGTGGCGCTTGGCGCCTGGCTGGTGGCAGGCGAAGCCGGCTCGTCCGCGGAAGTGGCCGGCGTGGCGTTGATTTCAGCGGCCATCGTCGGAACCGCCGTGACGCCGCTGCTGGGACGCAACGCCACCGCCGGCGAGACTCGCGCCCTGGCCCTGGCCCTGGCCACTGCGGTGGGAATCGCCGCCTATTCGGTCATTGATGGGCTAGGGGTGCGACGTACCACGAACGCCATTTCGTATGTCCTGTGGCTGCATATCCTTGAAGCGGTGCCGCTCATGTCGGCCACCTTGTGGCTGCGGCGCAAGGCCCTGGCCCAGGCCTTCCCCCGCCGTGCCTTGATCACCGGACTAGGCGGTGGTGTCGTGTCCCTGGTCGCCTACGGCATCGTCATCTGGGCCATGCAGTCACAGGCCATGGCCCATGTGGCGGCCCTGCGCGAAACCAGCGTCATCCTGGCGGCTGCCATCGGTGCGCTGGCGCTTGGCGAGCCGTTTGGACGGCGCCGCGTGGCCGCCGCCTTCGCAGTCTGCTGCGGCGCCGCCCTGATTCACTGGGGTTAG
- a CDS encoding TIGR04372 family glycosyltransferase — MTHTKPGDRLEAVLVDVLSLLLKGIVLLASPFVTIRIGLIGHRSLGRLVGAMEYYIRTRDRGMYDPREYHILVSGTNPVNRQVLTMIRRRLPVVCSDLLWVWLKRIQEKGPVPTEPTRAGPPARLPLWLNLSHTGFMVEWETWQAVSGRHVLMPEEERRGREILRILGIPEGARWVCMHARDLAHTDNPDFIRHIENPLALNDFRDCDIQNYLVAADWLTSQGIWVVRMGAQVVGPLVTDNPMIIDYASRFRRHLPDAEFADVYLAGRSKFFLGCTAAVFFYAKIFDVPICNVDMVPLAEPGRQADDIFILKKYWHRHEERFMRWQEMVDRGWDWHRAGIDHFAKLKAEGIDIVNNSPEEVLGAVMEMNARIDGSWKGEADDAALQAAFRGLFPHNHPMTGFPGYVGADFCRRNRELLPALAGGEKG, encoded by the coding sequence ATGACGCATACGAAGCCTGGGGACCGCCTCGAAGCGGTGCTGGTTGATGTTCTTTCGCTGCTTCTTAAGGGGATCGTCTTGTTGGCGAGCCCGTTCGTTACCATTCGGATTGGCCTGATCGGCCATCGCTCGCTGGGTCGCCTGGTCGGGGCGATGGAGTATTACATCAGAACACGTGATCGCGGCATGTATGACCCGCGCGAGTATCACATCCTGGTTTCCGGGACTAATCCGGTGAATCGGCAAGTGCTCACCATGATCCGCCGCCGGTTGCCGGTGGTCTGCAGTGACCTGCTGTGGGTCTGGCTGAAGCGTATCCAGGAAAAGGGGCCGGTGCCGACCGAACCCACCCGCGCCGGTCCCCCCGCCCGGCTGCCTCTTTGGCTCAATCTCAGTCACACCGGCTTCATGGTGGAATGGGAGACTTGGCAGGCCGTTTCTGGCAGGCACGTCCTGATGCCGGAGGAGGAGCGTCGTGGCCGCGAGATCCTGCGTATCCTCGGTATCCCCGAGGGGGCGCGTTGGGTTTGCATGCATGCTCGTGATCTGGCCCATACCGATAATCCCGACTTTATCCGTCACATCGAGAATCCCTTGGCGCTTAACGATTTCAGAGACTGCGACATCCAGAACTATCTGGTCGCCGCCGACTGGCTGACATCGCAAGGTATCTGGGTGGTGCGCATGGGAGCCCAGGTCGTGGGGCCGCTTGTCACGGATAATCCGATGATTATCGACTACGCGTCGCGTTTCCGGCGGCACCTGCCGGATGCCGAATTCGCGGATGTATATCTGGCAGGGCGGAGCAAGTTCTTCCTGGGCTGTACCGCTGCGGTATTCTTCTATGCTAAGATCTTTGATGTGCCCATTTGTAATGTGGATATGGTGCCTTTGGCCGAGCCCGGCCGTCAGGCCGACGATATCTTTATTTTAAAGAAATATTGGCACCGCCACGAAGAACGGTTCATGCGCTGGCAGGAAATGGTCGACCGGGGCTGGGATTGGCATCGGGCCGGCATCGATCACTTCGCCAAACTGAAGGCAGAAGGAATCGATATCGTCAATAACTCTCCCGAAGAAGTCCTTGGAGCGGTGATGGAAATGAATGCCCGCATCGACGGAAGTTGGAAGGGCGAAGCTGACGATGCGGCGCTGCAGGCCGCCTTTCGGGGGCTATTCCCACACAACCATCCCATGACCGGCTTTCCAGGCTATGTCGGCGCGGATTTTTGCCGTCGCAACAGGGAGCTCCTTCCGGCGCTGGCGGGGGGGGAAAAGGGTTGA
- a CDS encoding radical SAM/SPASM domain-containing protein, with protein MSTVYSNLKFLGYQSHIEAVRRREVVAPVHIRIKPVNHCNHNCWYCAYRVDNLQLGNDIDLRDRIPEAKLMEIAGDIVEMGVKAVTFSGGGEPLIYKALPEVVERLATGGVRVAALTNGSNLAGRMAEAFATHGTWLRVSLDGWDDASYSKSRGVPEGAFTRLLDNMRRFVALGSPCLLGTSFIVGKDNAAHLYDVCSMLKDVGVNHVKVAAAVVSNDGAENNRYHADISATVSAQLERAKMLGDDRFQVVNHYHETDERFEKGYDTCPFLTFLTVIGADSCVYTCQDKAYTESGMLGSIKDRSFKDFWFSDENRERMFALNPSVHCNHHCVAHLKNLALLDYINLADDHRNFV; from the coding sequence ATGAGCACTGTTTACAGCAATCTGAAATTCCTGGGGTATCAGTCTCATATCGAGGCCGTTCGCCGCAGGGAGGTGGTGGCCCCGGTCCATATTCGGATCAAGCCGGTCAACCACTGCAACCATAACTGCTGGTACTGCGCCTATCGCGTCGACAATCTGCAACTTGGCAACGATATCGATCTGCGCGATCGCATTCCCGAAGCCAAGCTGATGGAAATCGCCGGCGACATCGTTGAGATGGGTGTCAAGGCGGTTACCTTCTCCGGCGGGGGCGAGCCCCTCATCTACAAGGCACTGCCCGAGGTGGTCGAGCGTTTGGCGACCGGCGGCGTGCGGGTTGCCGCGCTGACCAACGGATCCAATCTGGCTGGGCGGATGGCGGAGGCTTTCGCCACGCATGGTACTTGGCTCCGGGTGTCCCTGGATGGCTGGGATGATGCCAGCTACTCAAAGTCCAGGGGAGTGCCGGAGGGTGCGTTCACCCGGCTGCTCGACAACATGCGCCGCTTTGTCGCTCTTGGGTCGCCCTGTCTGCTGGGGACCAGCTTCATCGTTGGTAAGGATAACGCCGCCCATCTCTACGACGTCTGTTCCATGCTGAAGGATGTCGGGGTCAACCACGTAAAAGTCGCTGCGGCTGTCGTGTCCAATGATGGGGCTGAAAACAACCGCTACCACGCGGACATTTCAGCAACGGTCTCGGCCCAGTTGGAGCGGGCCAAAATGCTTGGCGATGACCGCTTCCAGGTGGTGAACCATTACCACGAGACAGACGAACGTTTTGAGAAGGGATACGATACTTGTCCGTTCCTGACGTTCCTGACAGTCATTGGTGCAGATAGCTGCGTTTACACTTGCCAGGACAAAGCCTATACCGAAAGCGGCATGTTGGGGTCGATTAAGGATCGTTCCTTCAAGGACTTCTGGTTCTCGGACGAGAACCGCGAGCGGATGTTCGCGCTCAACCCATCGGTCCATTGCAACCATCATTGTGTCGCTCATCTCAAGAACCTGGCATTGCTCGACTACATAAATCTGGCAGATGACCACCGAAACTTTGTCTGA
- a CDS encoding bifunctional 2-polyprenyl-6-hydroxyphenol methylase/3-demethylubiquinol 3-O-methyltransferase UbiG: MSKGLYVSEELERHIDELFDSTIVEMGPRFSSNIVEDPKRLGFVLARYKFCSKMLAGKERVLEIGCGEGFALPVVADTVGHVTAIDMEPRLIEGCRRRLRFLKNVDFLTVDFASSYVAEQKFDAAYSMDVFEHVRPELESVYLDNLVNNLKDDGVAIIGVPNITAEKYASESSRMGHINLKDSGALVATMSRYFENVFLFGMNDETLHTGYSPMAHYLIVLCAGKKARAIR; encoded by the coding sequence ATGAGCAAGGGGCTGTACGTGTCCGAAGAGTTGGAGCGTCATATCGACGAGCTTTTTGATTCTACCATCGTCGAAATGGGGCCACGCTTTTCCAGCAATATCGTGGAAGACCCCAAGCGCCTCGGCTTTGTCCTCGCCAGATACAAATTCTGCTCCAAGATGTTGGCCGGCAAGGAGCGTGTTCTGGAGATCGGATGCGGCGAAGGGTTCGCCTTGCCTGTGGTTGCCGATACCGTTGGTCATGTTACGGCCATCGACATGGAGCCGCGACTGATCGAAGGTTGCCGCCGCCGCCTCCGCTTTCTGAAAAACGTGGACTTTCTGACGGTGGACTTTGCGTCATCCTATGTGGCCGAGCAGAAGTTTGACGCAGCCTATTCCATGGACGTTTTCGAGCATGTCCGGCCGGAATTGGAAAGCGTCTATCTGGATAATTTGGTCAACAATCTCAAGGATGACGGCGTGGCGATCATCGGTGTGCCGAACATCACCGCTGAAAAGTACGCATCCGAATCGTCGCGTATGGGCCATATCAACCTTAAGGACAGCGGGGCTCTTGTGGCTACAATGTCTCGCTATTTTGAAAATGTATTTTTGTTCGGTATGAACGACGAGACACTGCATACCGGCTATTCTCCCATGGCGCATTATCTTATTGTTTTGTGCGCAGGAAAGAAAGCCAGAGCCATCCGCTGA
- a CDS encoding DegT/DnrJ/EryC1/StrS aminotransferase family protein, which produces MSITVPFLDLRVADQAERQDLLAAVDTVLQHGRIVLGPEVAQFEARLASRIGRGHAVGVNSGTDALVLAIRAMGYASGDEIITTPLSFIATANAIAINGLEPVFADIGEDLCLDPSSIEALITPRTRAIIPVHWAGRACDMDAIMAIANRHGLDVIEDCAQAFGATFRGRSVGTFGRVGCFSMNCMKTLASLGEAGAVLTDDENVAKHLRALRYNGLGEAGTCIQVSHNGRLDTVQAAMLMVRLDRIDSVLARRNAVASFYDRALAGIVGTPPRDELRADAFYTYTILTPRRDELQAFLAERGIESRVQHLPLMPEQPAHAHRKAAFPNARRMLSLSLCIPASEKVDDQQMHYVAATIGEFFGRRPNAV; this is translated from the coding sequence ATGTCTATCACCGTTCCATTCCTCGACCTGCGTGTCGCCGATCAGGCCGAGCGTCAGGACCTGCTGGCCGCCGTCGATACGGTACTCCAGCATGGCCGTATCGTCCTTGGTCCCGAGGTGGCTCAATTTGAAGCCAGGCTGGCCTCGCGCATCGGTCGCGGCCATGCGGTCGGGGTCAATTCCGGCACCGACGCGCTGGTGCTGGCTATTCGCGCCATGGGATATGCTTCCGGCGATGAAATCATCACCACGCCCCTGTCGTTCATCGCTACGGCCAACGCGATTGCCATCAATGGCTTGGAGCCGGTGTTCGCTGATATCGGCGAGGATCTCTGTCTCGACCCGTCCAGCATCGAAGCACTGATTACTCCGCGCACCCGCGCCATCATTCCCGTGCACTGGGCTGGTCGGGCATGCGACATGGATGCCATCATGGCTATTGCCAATCGCCACGGGCTGGACGTTATCGAGGATTGCGCCCAGGCCTTCGGTGCCACCTTCCGGGGGCGCTCTGTCGGTACCTTTGGGCGAGTCGGCTGCTTCAGCATGAATTGCATGAAGACCCTGGCCTCCCTGGGCGAGGCTGGTGCTGTCCTTACCGATGACGAGAATGTGGCCAAGCATCTGCGCGCTCTGCGCTACAACGGACTTGGCGAAGCCGGCACCTGCATCCAGGTCAGCCATAACGGCCGCCTCGATACCGTCCAGGCGGCTATGCTGATGGTCCGTCTGGACCGCATTGACTCGGTCTTGGCCCGCCGCAACGCTGTCGCATCGTTTTACGACCGTGCGCTGGCAGGCATCGTCGGGACGCCACCGCGCGACGAATTGCGTGCCGATGCATTCTACACCTACACCATTCTGACGCCCCGTCGCGACGAACTGCAGGCGTTTCTTGCCGAGCGGGGTATTGAAAGCCGGGTTCAGCATCTGCCCCTGATGCCCGAACAGCCGGCCCATGCCCACCGCAAGGCGGCCTTCCCCAATGCTCGCCGTATGCTGTCCCTGTCGTTGTGCATTCCGGCCAGCGAAAAGGTCGACGATCAACAGATGCATTACGTCGCCGCCACGATCGGTGAGTTTTTCGGCAGGCGGCCGAATGCGGTCTAG
- a CDS encoding TIGR04372 family glycosyltransferase yields MTRKLAYLLRRLLQPLLSGLVLLLIAVSRPFFRLHVFEVTSKALGHLIIHIDFHLRCKSLGKYDKKDVFVFFCGPPANNYLASLLGRHVNLITNHTANRLFNLTSAAIRRAGVYDTQIERAGWHAYPEYSQGRHHVRLDRSELERGKEMLARHGIGPDDWFVTIHARDRGFHHAVQPNRDNTYHDYRNSDINRFNKVIDHILELGGHVIRMGVHVEVELDYKHERVIDMTKYHDDFLDLYLSSCCRFMLPGNSGIYYLPHLFDVPYGVHNMSPFGGFPMKSDGLYIPKLLRRKGEEANVSFRELREMGLISGSRLVRGERGLYVSETYVTAGLEWVENSEDELLDLCLDVLDSIEGRGMPAGAREAQELFSRTYLGDDPYIEYAAPLAPRFALKYADLM; encoded by the coding sequence ATGACGCGGAAACTCGCATATCTGTTGCGCCGGCTCCTCCAGCCGCTTCTGTCGGGGCTGGTGCTGCTGCTGATTGCGGTGTCCAGGCCGTTCTTCCGCCTTCATGTGTTCGAAGTGACCTCCAAGGCCCTCGGACACCTCATCATCCATATCGACTTCCACCTGCGGTGCAAGAGTCTCGGGAAGTACGACAAAAAGGACGTCTTTGTCTTTTTCTGTGGTCCACCCGCCAACAACTACCTGGCGTCGCTGCTTGGGCGTCACGTCAACCTGATTACCAATCACACCGCCAACCGGTTGTTCAATCTGACGTCGGCGGCCATCCGGCGCGCAGGCGTCTACGACACTCAGATCGAGCGGGCGGGCTGGCATGCCTATCCCGAATATTCCCAGGGGCGCCACCATGTCCGCCTCGACCGATCCGAATTGGAGCGGGGAAAGGAGATGCTGGCCCGTCACGGCATTGGCCCTGACGACTGGTTCGTCACCATCCACGCGCGCGACCGTGGTTTTCACCATGCGGTCCAGCCGAACCGGGACAACACTTATCACGACTATCGCAACAGCGACATCAACAGATTTAACAAAGTCATAGACCATATTCTGGAACTTGGCGGACACGTTATCAGGATGGGCGTACATGTGGAAGTCGAGCTAGACTACAAGCATGAGCGGGTTATTGACATGACGAAGTATCATGATGATTTTCTAGATCTTTATCTCTCATCGTGTTGTCGCTTTATGCTGCCCGGAAATTCCGGAATTTACTATCTACCCCACCTGTTTGACGTCCCATACGGCGTGCATAACATGAGCCCATTCGGCGGTTTTCCCATGAAGAGCGACGGGCTGTATATTCCGAAACTTCTGCGCAGGAAGGGCGAGGAGGCGAACGTCTCCTTTCGGGAGTTGCGGGAGATGGGGCTGATTAGCGGCAGCCGGCTGGTCCGCGGGGAACGGGGTCTTTACGTCTCGGAGACCTACGTGACCGCGGGCTTGGAATGGGTGGAGAACAGTGAGGATGAGCTTCTCGACCTGTGCCTGGATGTCCTGGACAGTATCGAGGGCCGCGGGATGCCGGCTGGTGCGCGCGAGGCACAGGAACTGTTCTCCAGAACGTATCTGGGCGATGATCCCTATATTGAGTACGCCGCTCCGTTGGCTCCGCGTTTCGCCCTGAAATATGCCGATCTGATGTGA
- a CDS encoding sulfotransferase, which translates to MTNSSAWPRLSELPAVRMVCFGTGNGSGSKLFQGFLDGHPQVLMIPGYQLMYLYPHWHQWRSDLGENWSWSAAVDLLCLKHAALLDSRRIPASDGLTTLGPNQDQFIQIDEALFRRYLLHLLDGRPMEPGIFLVAVHWAYAFARGEDLSKKRVLVYHLHVHEYIAMLAADFPDMLSLVLVRDPRSNLTGRFWSTVRLDQERLDATDGVVYMRRFFLCNVWNYMVDSLERLRGLDLATVRAIRHEDMVFDLDRLMWSTAQFLGIEDDPVLRTCTFGGLLWWGDKIYGKRLSNKPNASVASTQWIDKIDSVDRAVLDGVFQGYIAKYGYVPVADPETVRDRWRFMVAAFKPMSYEREVLRKYLTAATWSGFLRSAWDEGVGRRELIDYGFNAYYRHKWYNQGLELHRRRWYKRFVLAAQRLARRHWVLRPLLPAAAVVYVAVNLLRYVGSVCAMPVLIIRRALIAITFFRQNLEGTAILPDNVMADFQRIEAPEKAI; encoded by the coding sequence ATGACCAATTCCTCGGCCTGGCCGCGCCTATCCGAATTGCCCGCGGTGCGCATGGTGTGTTTCGGCACCGGCAACGGCAGCGGCAGCAAGCTGTTCCAGGGGTTTCTCGACGGCCATCCCCAGGTCCTGATGATCCCCGGCTATCAGTTGATGTATCTCTATCCCCACTGGCATCAGTGGCGCAGCGATCTGGGCGAGAATTGGAGCTGGTCTGCGGCGGTGGATCTGCTTTGCTTGAAGCATGCGGCTCTTTTGGACTCGCGGCGGATCCCCGCGTCGGATGGCCTCACCACCCTCGGACCCAACCAGGATCAGTTCATCCAGATCGACGAGGCACTGTTCCGCCGCTATCTGCTGCATCTGCTCGATGGCAGGCCCATGGAGCCAGGGATCTTCCTGGTGGCGGTCCACTGGGCCTATGCCTTTGCCCGCGGCGAGGATCTGAGCAAAAAGCGGGTTCTAGTCTACCATCTCCATGTGCACGAATACATCGCCATGCTGGCGGCGGATTTCCCCGACATGCTGAGTCTGGTCCTGGTGCGCGACCCTCGGTCCAACCTCACGGGAAGGTTCTGGAGCACGGTCAGGCTTGACCAGGAACGCTTGGATGCCACCGACGGCGTGGTCTATATGCGCCGGTTCTTTTTGTGCAACGTCTGGAACTACATGGTGGATAGTCTGGAACGCCTGCGCGGCCTGGACCTAGCCACGGTGCGGGCGATCCGTCATGAGGACATGGTTTTCGATCTCGACCGTCTGATGTGGTCCACCGCCCAATTTCTGGGGATCGAAGATGATCCCGTTCTGCGGACCTGCACGTTCGGCGGGCTGCTGTGGTGGGGCGACAAGATCTACGGCAAGAGGCTGTCCAACAAGCCCAACGCCAGCGTCGCTTCCACCCAGTGGATCGACAAGATCGATTCGGTCGACCGTGCCGTGCTGGACGGCGTCTTTCAGGGCTATATCGCGAAATATGGCTATGTTCCGGTTGCCGACCCTGAAACCGTCCGCGACCGCTGGCGCTTCATGGTCGCTGCGTTCAAGCCCATGAGTTATGAGCGTGAGGTGCTGCGCAAGTATCTGACAGCGGCGACATGGTCCGGTTTCCTGCGCTCCGCCTGGGATGAGGGCGTGGGGCGGCGCGAACTGATCGACTATGGCTTCAACGCTTATTACCGTCACAAGTGGTACAACCAGGGCCTCGAACTGCATCGTCGGCGATGGTACAAGCGCTTTGTCTTGGCGGCCCAGCGACTTGCTCGGCGCCATTGGGTGCTGCGGCCGCTGTTGCCGGCGGCAGCGGTGGTGTATGTTGCGGTCAACCTCCTGCGCTACGTGGGGTCGGTCTGCGCGATGCCGGTCCTGATCATCCGCCGGGCATTGATCGCCATTACCTTTTTCAGGCAGAATCTGGAGGGTACGGCGATCCTCCCCGACAACGTCATGGCCGATTTTCAGCGAATTGAAGCACCGGAAAAGGCCATTTGA